A window of the Tunturibacter empetritectus genome harbors these coding sequences:
- a CDS encoding TonB-dependent receptor, protein MKRTQFLSWKRLAAKLSLVLLLTTLSPRSYAQQSATITGTILDPKGNVVSGAFIAVTSEASTQAHKATADGQGHFSVSGLPAGKYNVQVTAPGFASAARTGLQLAEGQSQDLSLALTIGNVSEQVNVEANASNSLAAQHAPLDALLSATSARTEISSTYIQNYASPIADFGELTQMVPGTFTQSQNGVGLGQSTTTFRGFPDGNFDIDFDGVPFFDTNTPSHHSWAFFPSQWIGSIDFDRSPGSASTIGPTPFGGSIHLLSKDLFTNQNIHGGVSYGSFNTFLFDGAYNSGNFGGDSKKSNLFVDVHHTSSDGYQTLNLQNRNAGSLKYQYQLSAKTVLTGFSGVVWVDANTPNLASTRQQLITHGDNYLLQKTDTTQANYYLYNYYHVPTDFEYVGVDSELGRGWRVDVKPYTYNYDNSEYYSKQPKGGAPINPVNCAQTSTVAKGISPCAVDKYNSYRKYGETSAVSQTSKYGVFRTGLWYEWANTNRHQTPSNPFTKVDDVLPNFNETYQTNAFQPYGEYEFHATRKLTVTAGLKFAYYTMGFKQYADNGGKIGSIGGKPFIFNHANYTSWLPSVDGNYRILPNWSVYGQYATGSVIPPTSVFDVAGGQVAVPPKPQTNTTYQTGTVLKLKRVTFDADYYHIHFQNGFSSTVDNSGDAQTGETIYFASPDSVTQGVEFEGNLYLGLGLSAYLNATRGTAKYTGSLTVNSPAGSALNPLVVQAPSGLWVAGTPSDTESEGVTYQNHQWNLSIFNKRVGSQWEDKGAYHNQQRVDAFSGTDAYINYTIRNESRFNQTKFRLSFTNLFDSHNQTSDTLGGALVTKTFTSGGFKYTDPFNATTTTSTAFPSGAPTGFANGVNLADNPTLMPGRSVILSVIFGYSPKH, encoded by the coding sequence GTGAAACGCACCCAATTCCTCTCCTGGAAACGCTTGGCCGCAAAACTATCCTTGGTTCTTCTTCTAACCACGCTCTCCCCGCGTTCCTACGCGCAGCAATCTGCAACCATCACCGGCACAATTCTCGATCCCAAGGGAAACGTAGTCTCCGGCGCGTTCATCGCCGTCACCAGTGAAGCCTCTACGCAAGCTCACAAAGCCACCGCCGACGGCCAGGGTCACTTCTCCGTCAGCGGTCTGCCCGCCGGCAAATATAACGTCCAGGTCACGGCGCCAGGCTTTGCCTCCGCCGCACGAACCGGCCTGCAGCTTGCAGAGGGCCAGTCGCAGGATCTATCCCTCGCGCTCACCATCGGCAACGTCTCCGAGCAGGTCAACGTCGAAGCCAACGCCTCCAACTCGCTCGCCGCGCAACACGCCCCGCTCGACGCCCTCCTCAGCGCCACCTCCGCGCGCACCGAGATCTCCTCCACCTACATTCAGAACTACGCCTCGCCCATCGCCGACTTCGGCGAGCTCACCCAGATGGTCCCCGGCACCTTCACCCAGAGCCAGAACGGCGTCGGCCTAGGCCAGAGCACCACGACCTTCCGCGGCTTCCCCGATGGCAACTTCGACATCGACTTCGACGGCGTCCCCTTCTTCGACACCAACACTCCCAGCCACCACTCCTGGGCCTTCTTCCCCTCGCAGTGGATCGGCAGCATCGACTTCGACCGCAGCCCCGGCTCAGCCTCCACCATCGGACCCACGCCCTTCGGCGGCTCTATCCACCTTCTCTCGAAGGATCTCTTCACCAATCAAAACATCCATGGCGGCGTCTCCTACGGCTCCTTCAACACCTTCCTCTTCGACGGCGCATACAACTCCGGCAACTTCGGCGGTGACAGCAAAAAGTCAAATCTCTTCGTAGACGTGCACCACACCTCGTCCGACGGCTACCAGACCCTGAACCTCCAAAATCGAAACGCCGGCTCGCTTAAGTATCAATATCAGCTCTCGGCCAAGACCGTCCTCACCGGCTTCAGCGGTGTCGTCTGGGTCGATGCCAACACCCCCAACCTCGCCTCCACCCGTCAACAACTCATCACCCACGGCGACAACTACCTTTTGCAGAAGACCGACACCACCCAGGCCAACTACTATCTCTACAACTACTACCATGTGCCCACCGACTTCGAGTACGTCGGCGTAGACTCCGAGCTCGGCCGCGGCTGGCGCGTCGACGTCAAACCCTACACCTACAACTACGACAACTCCGAGTACTATTCCAAGCAGCCCAAGGGCGGTGCACCGATCAATCCCGTCAACTGTGCCCAGACCTCGACCGTGGCCAAGGGCATCAGCCCCTGCGCCGTCGACAAGTACAACAGCTACCGCAAGTACGGCGAAACCTCCGCCGTCAGCCAGACCTCAAAGTACGGCGTCTTCCGCACCGGCCTCTGGTACGAGTGGGCTAACACCAATCGTCATCAGACTCCCTCCAATCCCTTCACCAAAGTCGACGACGTTCTCCCCAACTTCAACGAAACCTACCAGACCAACGCCTTCCAGCCCTACGGCGAATACGAATTCCACGCCACCCGCAAGCTCACCGTCACCGCCGGTCTCAAGTTCGCGTACTACACCATGGGATTCAAGCAGTACGCAGACAATGGCGGCAAGATCGGCAGCATCGGCGGCAAACCCTTCATCTTCAACCATGCCAACTACACCTCCTGGCTCCCTTCAGTTGACGGCAACTATCGCATCCTGCCCAACTGGTCTGTCTACGGTCAATACGCCACCGGCAGTGTCATCCCTCCCACCAGCGTCTTCGACGTAGCCGGTGGACAGGTCGCCGTCCCACCCAAGCCGCAGACCAACACCACCTATCAGACCGGAACGGTACTCAAGCTGAAGCGTGTCACCTTCGACGCCGACTACTATCACATTCACTTCCAAAACGGCTTCTCCTCCACCGTCGATAACTCGGGCGATGCACAGACTGGTGAAACCATCTACTTTGCCTCGCCCGACTCCGTCACCCAGGGCGTCGAGTTCGAAGGCAACCTCTACCTCGGTCTCGGACTCAGCGCCTATCTCAACGCCACTCGAGGCACAGCCAAATACACAGGCAGCCTCACGGTCAACAGTCCTGCAGGCTCCGCCTTAAATCCGCTCGTCGTCCAGGCTCCCTCGGGTCTGTGGGTCGCCGGAACACCCTCTGACACCGAATCCGAAGGCGTCACCTATCAGAATCATCAATGGAATCTCAGCATCTTCAACAAGCGTGTCGGTTCGCAGTGGGAGGACAAGGGTGCCTACCACAACCAGCAGCGCGTCGACGCCTTCTCCGGCACCGATGCCTACATCAACTACACCATCCGCAACGAGTCACGCTTCAACCAGACTAAGTTTCGGCTGAGCTTCACCAATCTCTTCGACTCTCACAACCAGACCAGCGACACCCTGGGTGGAGCGCTCGTCACCAAGACCTTCACCTCCGGCGGCTTCAAGTACACCGATCCCTTCAACGCAACCACCACCACCTCCACCGCCTTCCCCTCGGGAGCGCCCACCGGCTTCGCCAACGGAGTCAACCTCGCCGACAACCCAACCCTTATGCCAGGAAGAAGCGTCATCCTCTCCGTGATCTTTGGCTACTCTCCAAAGCACTAA
- a CDS encoding response regulator transcription factor gives MRVLLVEDEIRLAENVAHALRDGPGFAVDHAEDGQTGLDLAENACYDLIILDLMLPGLDGMTVLRRLRERGDSTAVLILTARSERSSIIQLLNSGADDYLSKPFDLGEVIARAKALIRRGKGMASPALRLGDLELHTGDQSVFRAGNPIVLSPMEYRILEYLMHRPRAIVSKRELLEHMYDFNWVHHSNVIEAHVSNLRRKLGEGSNPPTIENLRNRGYRLVLEYGSFKDAGDESA, from the coding sequence ATGCGTGTCCTACTGGTTGAAGACGAGATTCGCCTGGCTGAAAACGTGGCGCATGCTCTGCGCGATGGGCCGGGCTTCGCGGTGGACCATGCGGAGGATGGGCAGACGGGGCTGGATCTGGCTGAGAATGCCTGTTACGACCTGATCATTCTCGATCTAATGCTGCCGGGGCTGGATGGCATGACGGTGCTTCGCCGGCTTCGCGAACGAGGCGATAGCACTGCAGTACTGATTCTGACGGCGCGCAGCGAACGGTCTTCAATTATTCAACTGCTGAACAGCGGAGCGGATGATTATTTGAGCAAACCCTTCGACCTGGGAGAGGTGATTGCGCGGGCAAAGGCGCTGATTCGCCGGGGCAAAGGGATGGCGAGTCCTGCGCTGCGGCTGGGCGATCTGGAGCTGCACACCGGGGACCAGAGCGTCTTTCGTGCGGGCAACCCGATTGTGCTCTCTCCCATGGAGTATCGGATTCTCGAGTACCTGATGCATCGGCCGCGCGCAATCGTCTCCAAGCGAGAGCTGTTGGAGCATATGTACGACTTCAACTGGGTGCATCACTCCAATGTGATTGAGGCGCATGTTTCGAATTTGAGACGGAAGCTTGGAGAGGGGTCAAATCCGCCCACAATTGAGAATCTGCGCAATCGGGGTTATCGGCTTGTGCTGGAGTATGGCAGCTTCAAGGACGCCGGGGACGAATCGGCATGA
- a CDS encoding ATP-binding protein — MHALSVRAKLMFLYFLVTFTGLLLFGLMSFGVLQYTLLQAKKTHLQGREDRLLSLLSENNARKDPVSLEEELRNYALVTHEGNLFAIHNLDGTPLFPSKSIAPDWPLPKGEDCAHPVFRSAILDPQPAMMMCHIILLDGHPVRLHIGGSLEEEVDILKKYRNALLLLMPGLLILSSLCGYLLSGHALKPVDRMTRAALGIGIGNLSERLPVPKAKDEIQQLAIAWNQLLARLDAAVSRLSQFSADASHDLRTSITVILATAQLSLHRRRSEDEYREDLDKIVTECRTASTLLDALLALAQSDNFIHEVAFKEIDLCELLVSGCRRVEDLAESSDIMLDWYLPPEPAFIQGDELLLQRLLGILLDNAIRYTPAHGQIRAEVLLLDNAAIVTVRDTGVGMSEDVRQHVFDRFYQADLRERKSKAGSGLGLSIGRWIADAHGADLTVESTPGRGSAFQIRFPIMSEINPATTVHASR; from the coding sequence ATGCACGCTCTCTCTGTCCGTGCGAAGTTGATGTTCCTTTACTTCCTGGTCACCTTTACCGGCCTTCTCTTGTTCGGGCTTATGAGCTTCGGCGTGCTGCAGTACACGCTGCTGCAAGCGAAGAAGACCCACCTGCAGGGCAGGGAAGACCGCCTCCTCAGCCTCCTCAGCGAAAACAACGCAAGAAAAGATCCCGTCAGCCTCGAAGAAGAACTCCGCAACTATGCGCTCGTCACCCACGAAGGAAATCTATTCGCGATCCATAACCTGGACGGCACCCCTCTCTTTCCCTCGAAGAGCATTGCTCCCGACTGGCCCTTGCCCAAAGGCGAAGACTGCGCCCACCCGGTCTTTCGCTCTGCCATCCTCGACCCCCAACCAGCCATGATGATGTGCCACATCATCCTGCTCGACGGCCACCCCGTGCGTCTTCACATCGGTGGATCGCTCGAGGAAGAGGTCGACATCCTCAAAAAATATCGCAACGCCCTGTTGCTGTTGATGCCCGGCCTGCTCATCCTGTCCTCTCTCTGCGGCTACCTCCTCAGCGGCCACGCCCTCAAACCCGTCGACCGCATGACCCGCGCCGCGTTAGGCATCGGCATCGGCAATCTCTCCGAGCGGCTTCCAGTTCCGAAGGCCAAGGACGAAATCCAACAGCTTGCCATCGCCTGGAACCAGCTCCTCGCCAGACTGGACGCCGCCGTCTCCCGCCTCAGCCAGTTCTCCGCGGACGCCTCCCATGATCTCAGAACCTCCATCACCGTCATCCTCGCCACGGCACAGCTCTCGCTTCATCGCCGCCGCTCCGAGGACGAGTACCGCGAAGATCTCGACAAGATCGTCACAGAGTGCCGCACCGCCTCCACCCTTCTCGACGCACTTCTCGCCCTCGCCCAGAGCGACAACTTCATCCACGAGGTCGCCTTCAAGGAGATCGATCTTTGCGAACTCCTGGTCAGCGGCTGCCGGCGCGTCGAAGACCTCGCCGAGTCCAGCGACATCATGCTCGACTGGTACCTTCCCCCCGAACCGGCCTTCATCCAGGGCGACGAGCTCCTGCTCCAGCGCTTACTCGGCATCCTCCTCGACAACGCCATCCGCTACACCCCGGCCCACGGCCAGATCCGCGCCGAGGTCCTCCTCCTCGACAACGCCGCCATCGTAACCGTGCGCGACACAGGCGTCGGCATGTCCGAGGATGTGCGCCAACACGTCTTCGACCGCTTCTATCAGGCAGATCTCCGCGAGAGAAAATCCAAAGCAGGCAGTGGCCTCGGCCTCTCCATCGGCCGATGGATCGCAGACGCCCACGGCGCCGATCTCACCGTCGAGAGCACCCCGGGAAGAGGCTCTGCCTTTCAGATCCGCTTCCCCATCATGTCTGAAATTAACCCTGCAACCACCGTTCACGCATCGCGTTGA
- a CDS encoding amidohydrolase family protein has translation MVKGSEGTSDKFVSMVSATAEVDLRLSDFHPRSTLNSKVHRVERARFPVIDYHNHLDSMNPHDVLSIMDQCGVEHVVNITMQVGQRALDMMDRYHAAAPTRFSTIGWMDWSGVERNDFTQVTLDRLHRMIDHGACGIKFWKDLGLTLRDSDGILLRIDDERFSPIFDACGKLGLPVMFHTSDPTAFFEPIDAENERYEELAAHPDWGFHQLPVTKRDLLEQRNRVIARHPSTTFVGAHCAESGEDLEYLAEQLDALPNLQIDISARTPELGRQPYSARAFFLKYADRILFGTDLLPEPEMYRLYFRFLETADEYFEYPSHASRQGRWNIYGLFLPEEVLLKVYRENALRLLPRLQ, from the coding sequence ATGGTGAAAGGTTCTGAAGGCACCTCGGACAAGTTCGTTAGCATGGTAAGCGCTACCGCAGAGGTGGATCTGCGTTTGAGCGATTTTCATCCACGTTCCACTTTGAACAGCAAGGTGCATAGGGTGGAACGCGCTCGATTTCCGGTGATCGACTATCACAATCATCTCGACTCCATGAACCCTCATGACGTTCTCTCCATCATGGATCAATGTGGTGTAGAGCATGTAGTCAACATCACCATGCAGGTTGGTCAAAGAGCATTGGATATGATGGACCGATATCATGCCGCTGCTCCAACGCGCTTCTCGACGATTGGATGGATGGATTGGAGCGGTGTAGAACGCAACGATTTTACTCAGGTAACCCTGGACAGGCTGCATCGGATGATCGATCACGGCGCATGCGGAATCAAGTTTTGGAAAGACCTCGGACTAACATTGCGCGACAGTGACGGTATTCTATTGCGCATTGATGATGAACGGTTTTCTCCCATCTTTGACGCGTGCGGGAAGCTCGGTCTCCCTGTGATGTTTCACACCTCTGATCCCACTGCATTCTTCGAGCCGATCGACGCCGAAAATGAACGATACGAAGAGTTAGCTGCACATCCTGACTGGGGGTTTCATCAACTGCCGGTCACGAAACGTGATCTGCTTGAACAGCGTAACCGCGTCATCGCGCGGCATCCTTCTACTACTTTTGTTGGTGCGCATTGCGCGGAAAGCGGGGAAGATCTGGAGTATCTAGCTGAGCAATTGGATGCTCTTCCCAATCTACAGATCGATATCAGCGCCCGCACTCCCGAGCTTGGAAGACAGCCTTATAGCGCGCGCGCATTCTTCCTAAAATATGCAGACCGTATTCTGTTCGGCACAGATCTGCTGCCTGAGCCTGAAATGTATCGCCTCTATTTTCGTTTCCTTGAGACAGCGGATGAGTATTTTGAGTATCCCTCGCATGCCTCCAGACAAGGACGCTGGAACATCTACGGCTTGTTTCTACCGGAGGAGGTTTTGTTGAAGGTCTATCGAGAGAATGCTCTTCGACTACTGCCGCGGCTTCAATAG
- a CDS encoding acid phosphatase — MLLLLLTPSLIGAQKQQSDPIPQQSSKAPHAAYFATPSTLDVALLLAPPPAPDSTTTQTELALIHRVEQTRTAQQIAAARADDQEQDIFIFKDSLGQDFTAEKLPLTAALSRHIHNDEGVVTKPLKNTFARPRPFQSDSTLKPVCALSKEPNSYPSGHTISGYLMAFTLMQIVPEKQAQIMKRAEDYAHNRIVCGVHYPSDLDAGRDIAYLMFGYMLADPQFQKELAAAREETRSRLGLPTAVSPS, encoded by the coding sequence ATGCTCCTGCTCCTTCTGACGCCTTCGCTCATCGGCGCTCAGAAGCAGCAGTCCGATCCTATCCCACAGCAATCGAGCAAAGCTCCCCACGCCGCCTACTTCGCCACCCCATCCACGCTCGACGTAGCTCTGCTCCTTGCTCCGCCTCCAGCACCCGATTCCACCACAACTCAAACCGAGCTAGCCCTCATCCACCGCGTCGAACAGACCCGCACCGCCCAGCAGATCGCAGCCGCTCGCGCAGACGATCAGGAGCAGGACATCTTCATCTTCAAAGACTCCCTCGGCCAGGACTTCACCGCCGAAAAGCTGCCTCTCACCGCCGCTCTCTCCCGCCACATTCACAACGACGAAGGCGTCGTCACCAAACCGCTCAAGAACACCTTCGCCCGGCCCCGCCCCTTCCAATCCGACAGCACGCTCAAACCCGTCTGCGCCCTCAGCAAGGAGCCGAACTCCTACCCCAGCGGCCACACCATCTCCGGATACCTCATGGCCTTCACCCTCATGCAGATCGTCCCGGAGAAGCAGGCGCAGATCATGAAGCGCGCCGAGGACTACGCCCACAACCGCATCGTCTGCGGCGTTCACTACCCCAGCGACCTCGACGCCGGACGCGACATCGCCTATCTCATGTTCGGATACATGCTCGCCGACCCGCAGTTTCAGAAAGAGCTTGCAGCCGCACGCGAAGAGACGCGCTCCCGCCTCGGGCTTCCCACCGCCGTCTCGCCCTCTTGA
- a CDS encoding DUF4142 domain-containing protein, whose product MKNTTQWICCATLGLAATLIPAKAKAATDDDKKFLATAAQSDQNEIALSQLADQKGTNPAVKAFAGKMVKEHTNMTESMKPFADSWGLTPPSGPDADHQKELDKLNGLSGNDFDKEYMSQIVTDHSKALSAFTSEAKDTKDVKFRAAVIKGKTAVAAHKNMAYDLKKKL is encoded by the coding sequence ATGAAAAACACCACGCAGTGGATCTGTTGTGCGACGCTGGGCCTTGCGGCAACTCTTATTCCAGCCAAAGCCAAAGCCGCAACAGACGACGACAAGAAGTTCCTCGCGACCGCCGCGCAGTCCGACCAGAATGAGATCGCTCTCAGCCAGCTGGCGGACCAGAAGGGCACAAATCCCGCGGTAAAAGCATTCGCCGGCAAGATGGTCAAAGAACACACGAACATGACCGAAAGTATGAAACCCTTCGCCGATTCGTGGGGCCTTACACCTCCGAGCGGCCCCGATGCTGACCACCAGAAAGAACTCGATAAGCTCAATGGTCTCTCTGGGAATGACTTCGATAAGGAGTACATGAGCCAGATAGTGACCGATCACTCAAAAGCGCTAAGCGCCTTTACCTCCGAAGCAAAAGACACCAAAGACGTGAAATTTCGCGCCGCGGTCATCAAAGGAAAGACAGCCGTAGCCGCCCACAAGAACATGGCTTACGACCTGAAAAAGAAGCTGTAG
- a CDS encoding MFS transporter — translation MNPASSVKTSPIFYNRFLLCIAGLGGLLYGIDIGIISAALLYLGKTVDLTVRQTSAIVAAVLGGSMLSSLIAGFFAEWFGRKKMVILSGLLFVSSVSLIVLSHGFVSLLLGRLLQGFSGGVIAVVVPLYLAECLSANTRGRGSAVFQFMLTFGILAAAFIGWFYIHQAEAAIHVAANDPALVRAAEDHAWRGMFLSVIYPGVIFFAGAFFLSETPRWLFRQGRIEEANIALRRASSEAESQREMREMEELALENTQAATHTGSLLQRKYVVPFVLACVILACNQATGINSVLSYLIVILKQAGMSANHAAQGDLAVKLLNCVMTIVAIALIDRKGRKFLLTLGTGGIVLALLAIAFFFYGFESHRQDITAEVQREVRENSLKLPSSDIKTWSPQESGATALTVLYSYGTGDRMATLVSTYAETLSLVPDPRFPTQQLNIKRAFLSHVPAERTGWFITFGLALFIACFSIGPGVVVWLTLSELMPTRIRSAGMGIALLLNQGVSTLIAGVFLPLVSTYGYYLMFLVWAGCTVVYFITAAFFLPETKGKTLEEIERQFDPVHSLLPCSTSDN, via the coding sequence ATGAACCCAGCTTCTTCAGTAAAAACTAGCCCCATTTTTTACAATAGATTTCTCCTGTGTATCGCCGGGTTGGGCGGCCTGCTCTACGGAATCGATATAGGTATCATCTCCGCAGCTTTGCTCTATCTGGGCAAGACTGTTGATCTGACAGTCCGTCAGACATCGGCAATCGTCGCGGCCGTGCTCGGTGGCAGCATGCTCTCGTCGCTGATCGCCGGATTCTTCGCCGAATGGTTTGGCCGTAAGAAGATGGTTATCCTGAGCGGTCTGTTATTCGTATCGAGTGTCAGTCTCATCGTGCTCTCACATGGTTTTGTTTCTCTTCTTCTTGGGCGACTGCTGCAAGGTTTTAGCGGTGGAGTGATTGCTGTCGTGGTTCCGCTTTATCTAGCTGAATGTTTGAGCGCAAACACCAGGGGCAGGGGATCAGCGGTCTTTCAATTCATGCTCACCTTTGGCATTCTCGCTGCAGCTTTCATCGGCTGGTTTTATATCCATCAGGCTGAGGCGGCGATTCATGTAGCCGCAAATGATCCCGCGCTGGTCCGGGCGGCTGAAGACCATGCGTGGCGCGGGATGTTTCTGTCGGTCATCTACCCTGGCGTTATCTTCTTTGCCGGTGCATTCTTCCTGAGCGAAACCCCGCGTTGGCTCTTCCGTCAGGGCCGCATAGAAGAGGCGAATATCGCGCTACGGCGTGCCTCATCGGAAGCGGAATCCCAACGGGAGATGCGTGAGATGGAAGAGCTTGCGCTTGAAAACACGCAGGCTGCTACGCACACAGGGTCACTCTTGCAACGTAAATATGTCGTTCCATTCGTTCTGGCGTGTGTCATCCTGGCTTGTAATCAGGCGACGGGCATCAACTCGGTTCTCAGTTATCTGATCGTTATCCTGAAGCAGGCTGGCATGTCTGCGAATCATGCCGCGCAAGGGGATCTGGCAGTCAAGCTTCTCAACTGTGTCATGACCATTGTTGCCATTGCGCTAATCGACAGGAAGGGCAGAAAGTTTTTGCTCACTCTAGGGACAGGTGGTATTGTCCTCGCGCTATTGGCAATAGCCTTCTTCTTCTACGGATTCGAATCTCATCGCCAGGACATCACCGCCGAGGTGCAAAGGGAGGTTCGTGAAAACAGTCTGAAATTGCCTTCGAGTGATATTAAAACCTGGTCGCCTCAAGAATCGGGCGCAACGGCTCTGACGGTTCTTTATTCCTACGGCACCGGCGACAGGATGGCAACCCTGGTCAGCACTTACGCCGAAACTCTGTCGTTAGTTCCTGACCCCCGATTTCCCACGCAACAGTTGAATATCAAACGCGCCTTCTTGAGCCATGTTCCTGCAGAGCGTACCGGTTGGTTCATCACCTTCGGGCTCGCACTGTTTATTGCCTGCTTTTCCATCGGCCCGGGTGTGGTTGTCTGGCTTACCTTATCTGAGCTAATGCCGACTCGCATCCGCTCTGCGGGAATGGGCATCGCGTTGCTCCTCAATCAAGGAGTGTCCACTCTCATCGCTGGCGTGTTCCTTCCTTTGGTTTCGACGTATGGCTACTACCTGATGTTTCTGGTTTGGGCGGGCTGCACAGTCGTTTATTTCATTACCGCGGCATTTTTTCTTCCCGAAACCAAGGGAAAGACTCTCGAAGAGATCGAACGTCAGTTCGACCCGGTTCATTCACTGCTCCCATGCAGCACATCGGATAACTGA
- a CDS encoding response regulator transcription factor, with the protein MNVLVIEDDKRIAALVERALTEDGHRVTLTHDGQEGADRLIAGNFDAALLDILLPGIDGFQVLHRVRMKHCKTPVLVLTAVDAVPKILHAFDLGADDYLVKPFILEILLARVTAIARRVARPEPVIVSVGDVTLNPSRRLATRHGKDIPLTRKQFELLNLLMERRGLITSREQLIEAGWGRASEVKENTLDVYIHGLRAKLESPLDHGEPLIRTVHGTGYMFEAT; encoded by the coding sequence ATGAATGTACTAGTCATCGAAGATGACAAGCGGATTGCGGCCCTTGTCGAACGTGCCCTGACGGAAGACGGTCACAGAGTCACTCTCACCCACGATGGTCAGGAGGGCGCCGACCGACTAATCGCAGGAAACTTCGATGCTGCACTTTTAGACATCCTGCTTCCCGGCATCGACGGATTCCAGGTTCTGCACCGAGTCCGCATGAAGCACTGCAAGACCCCCGTATTGGTCCTCACTGCAGTCGATGCCGTTCCCAAGATCCTGCACGCGTTCGATCTCGGTGCCGACGACTACCTCGTCAAGCCCTTCATCCTCGAAATCCTGCTGGCACGAGTCACCGCGATCGCACGAAGAGTCGCCAGGCCCGAACCGGTCATCGTCAGCGTCGGCGACGTCACACTCAACCCAAGCCGCCGCCTCGCAACCCGCCACGGAAAAGACATTCCCCTCACGCGCAAACAGTTCGAGCTCCTGAATCTTTTGATGGAGCGCCGCGGCCTCATCACCTCCCGCGAGCAGCTCATCGAAGCCGGTTGGGGACGCGCCTCCGAGGTCAAAGAGAATACCCTCGACGTCTACATCCACGGACTCAGAGCCAAGCTTGAGAGCCCGCTCGATCATGGCGAGCCTCTCATCCGAACCGTCCACGGCACCGGCTACATGTTTGAGGCGACCTGA